In a genomic window of candidate division WOR-3 bacterium:
- a CDS encoding PorV/PorQ family protein, translating into MKNKLKTTFVLIFTAFVTAKATERQVGCAWLKIPVGAREAAMAGTGTAAAFGPQALVYNPAATARLAPFSINASYTKWFLDTHHQSIFANRDLGIFQLGLGLSSFAYGKIEYREERPTEEPFGTFSPLDLTGYLNFARTLGDFAEIGFSARYFYSKIINNQASALGADAGFRVHPLPNLTVGLAVTDFGKTLYYYYEPFWLPTRARVGLSWNLPISTTRLTLTGDANYFFYNRNFRASAGTELTVNEILFIRAGCDPLNPGNRFSFGTGIRHRLFRLDYAWSPLGFNLGSAHRLSLSFGY; encoded by the coding sequence TTGAAGAATAAACTGAAAACAACCTTCGTTCTGATATTTACCGCCTTCGTGACCGCTAAGGCGACAGAACGCCAGGTCGGATGTGCCTGGCTCAAAATCCCGGTTGGCGCCCGCGAAGCTGCTATGGCTGGCACAGGCACTGCTGCTGCATTCGGACCGCAGGCACTCGTCTATAACCCTGCCGCTACTGCCCGGCTTGCACCATTCTCCATCAATGCCAGCTACACCAAATGGTTTCTCGACACCCATCACCAGTCAATCTTTGCCAATCGTGACCTCGGCATCTTTCAGCTCGGGCTCGGTTTGTCCTCATTTGCCTACGGCAAAATTGAATACCGGGAAGAACGACCAACAGAAGAGCCATTCGGTACTTTCTCCCCCCTTGATCTCACCGGGTACCTCAATTTTGCCCGCACCTTGGGTGATTTCGCTGAAATCGGTTTTAGTGCCCGCTACTTCTACTCGAAAATTATCAACAATCAGGCATCAGCCTTGGGGGCGGATGCCGGCTTTCGTGTTCATCCTTTACCCAACCTCACAGTCGGTCTGGCAGTAACTGACTTTGGTAAAACCCTGTATTATTACTACGAACCATTCTGGCTGCCCACCCGGGCACGGGTCGGCCTCTCCTGGAATCTGCCAATCAGTACTACCCGGCTCACGCTGACCGGCGACGCCAACTACTTCTTTTACAACCGGAACTTCCGGGCAAGTGCCGGCACTGAACTGACGGTTAATGAAATCTTATTTATTCGTGCCGGTTGTGATCCACTCAACCCTGGCAATCGATTCAGTTTCGGGACCGGAATCCGACACCGGCTGTTCCGGCTGGACTATGCATGGTCACCACTCGGTTTTAACCTCGGTTCCGCCCACCGGCTCAGCCTCAGCTTCGGTTATTAA
- the era gene encoding GTPase Era, which produces MTQPSGNESTFRSGYIALIGRPNAGKSTLLNTLLGHRLAIVTPKPQTTRHRILGILNGPDYQALLLDTPGILDPKYTLQKLMKQEIERALADADIILLLIDVTDPVFEDLNLIAGKNAVIALNKIDQIPRLDLLPITERCAREGFDRIYMISALKGDGIEDLKQGLIQLLPEAPPFYPSDQISERSERFFVAELIREAIFNRYGAEVPYSTTVEIEEFRERPGRKDYIRATIYVEKESQKAILIGEGGRALRKVGEIARESIEQFLGRPVYLELWVKVARNWRDNEPFIRRTVYGGL; this is translated from the coding sequence ATGACCCAACCATCGGGGAACGAATCAACCTTCCGTTCCGGTTACATCGCCCTGATCGGCAGACCCAATGCCGGCAAATCAACCCTGCTCAACACCCTGCTCGGGCACCGGCTTGCCATCGTCACCCCGAAACCGCAAACTACGCGCCACCGTATTCTCGGCATCCTCAACGGTCCTGACTATCAGGCACTCCTCCTGGATACCCCCGGAATCCTCGATCCGAAATACACTCTTCAGAAATTGATGAAACAGGAAATCGAACGCGCGCTCGCCGATGCAGATATAATTCTGTTACTGATTGATGTGACCGATCCGGTCTTTGAAGATCTGAACCTCATTGCCGGAAAAAATGCGGTCATCGCCCTTAACAAAATTGACCAAATTCCGCGGCTGGACTTGCTGCCAATTACAGAACGCTGTGCCCGTGAAGGCTTTGACCGTATCTATATGATTTCTGCACTCAAAGGCGACGGGATTGAAGACCTAAAACAGGGACTGATTCAACTCCTGCCTGAGGCACCACCTTTTTATCCGTCAGATCAGATATCTGAACGGTCAGAACGCTTCTTTGTTGCGGAACTGATCCGGGAAGCAATTTTTAACCGCTATGGTGCAGAAGTTCCCTACTCAACTACAGTAGAAATTGAGGAGTTCAGAGAAAGACCGGGAAGAAAGGACTATATTCGCGCCACGATCTATGTTGAAAAGGAATCCCAGAAGGCGATCCTCATCGGAGAGGGCGGCAGGGCACTCAGAAAGGTGGGAGAAATTGCCCGGGAGTCTATCGAACAGTTTCTGGGGCGACCTGTTTATCTTGAACTGTGGGTCAAGGTCGCTCGCAACTGGCGTGATAACGAACCCTTCATCCGGCGCACCGTCTACGGCGGACTTTAA
- the rpsU gene encoding 30S ribosomal protein S21: MVGITVKEGEPYESFIRRFRRVCEQAGILREVKRREYYEKPSERRKRKLAEARRRLFRKQLSER, encoded by the coding sequence ATGGTAGGTATTACTGTCAAAGAAGGTGAACCCTACGAGAGTTTTATCCGGAGGTTCCGTCGGGTTTGCGAGCAGGCAGGAATTCTGCGCGAGGTGAAGCGCCGCGAGTATTACGAGAAACCGAGTGAGCGGCGTAAACGCAAACTCGCGGAGGCAAGGCGCAGGTTGTTTCGCAAGCAATTGAGCGAGCGTTAA
- the dnaK gene encoding molecular chaperone DnaK — protein sequence MSKVIGIDLGTTFSCVAVMERGQPVVIPNPEGGRTTPSVVALGKERLVGTLAKRQAVINPTSTIYSIKRFMGRRYSEVLEEIKRVPYRVVESANGDAWVEVDGKRYSPPEISAMILSYLKKAAEAYLGEAVTKAVITVPAYFNDSQRQATKDAGKIAGLDVLRIINEPTAAALAYGLDKKGSEKIAVYDLGGGTFDISILEIGEGVFEVRSTNGDTHLGGDDFDQRVMEWIIEEFRREHGIDLSRDKTALQRIKEAAEKAKCELSTSMETTISLPFIYADEKKGPLHIDMKLTRAKLEALVEDLVQKTLGPVRQALEDARLTPRDIDEVILVGGQTRMPRVQQVVRDFFGKEPHKGINPDEVVAIGAAIQGAVLAGEVKDVVLLDVTPLSLGIETAGGVFTKIIERNTTIPTRKSQIFTTVEDNQTTVRIHVLQGEREMAADNRTLGVFDLVGITPAPRGIPQIEVTFDIDADGILHVTAKDKLTGKEQSIKITASSGLTKEEIDRMISEAQAHAAEDRKRRELVDSRNKADTIIYQTERTLKELGDKVSAEERQKIEAAINRLKEVMKGDDRSAIEAGIDELQRTVSTIGERLYRQQGSAGTGSTGQDQERRQQADYTIIDGEEKK from the coding sequence GTGAGTAAGGTAATTGGTATTGATCTCGGAACCACATTTTCCTGTGTTGCGGTCATGGAGCGGGGCCAGCCAGTTGTGATCCCGAACCCCGAGGGTGGTAGAACTACCCCTTCAGTAGTGGCGCTGGGTAAGGAACGGCTGGTGGGAACACTGGCCAAGCGGCAGGCGGTGATCAACCCGACTTCGACCATTTATTCAATCAAGCGTTTCATGGGACGGCGCTATTCCGAGGTGCTGGAGGAGATTAAACGGGTGCCGTACCGGGTGGTAGAGTCGGCGAATGGTGATGCCTGGGTTGAGGTTGACGGCAAACGCTACTCGCCACCGGAAATCTCAGCGATGATTCTTTCCTATCTGAAAAAGGCGGCTGAGGCTTATCTCGGCGAGGCGGTAACCAAGGCAGTGATCACAGTGCCTGCCTATTTCAACGATTCCCAGCGTCAGGCAACCAAGGATGCAGGGAAGATTGCCGGACTGGATGTGTTGCGAATTATCAACGAACCGACTGCAGCGGCTCTTGCCTACGGTCTGGACAAAAAGGGGTCAGAAAAGATTGCAGTCTATGATCTCGGGGGCGGAACCTTTGATATTTCAATTCTCGAAATCGGTGAAGGAGTCTTTGAAGTCCGTTCGACCAATGGTGATACTCACTTGGGCGGAGATGATTTTGACCAGCGGGTGATGGAATGGATTATTGAGGAGTTCCGGCGTGAGCACGGCATCGACCTTTCGAGGGATAAGACCGCGCTCCAGCGGATTAAGGAGGCGGCGGAGAAGGCAAAGTGTGAGCTTTCCACTTCGATGGAAACAACGATCAGTCTGCCATTTATCTATGCGGATGAAAAGAAGGGTCCGCTTCATATTGATATGAAGCTGACCCGGGCAAAGCTGGAGGCGCTGGTTGAGGATTTGGTGCAGAAGACGCTGGGACCGGTACGACAGGCATTGGAGGATGCCAGGCTGACGCCGCGGGATATTGATGAGGTGATCCTGGTTGGCGGTCAGACGCGGATGCCGCGGGTACAGCAGGTGGTGCGTGATTTCTTCGGCAAGGAGCCGCACAAGGGTATCAATCCGGATGAGGTGGTGGCAATTGGAGCGGCGATTCAGGGTGCGGTACTTGCCGGCGAGGTGAAGGATGTTGTGCTGCTGGATGTTACGCCCCTGTCGCTGGGAATTGAGACCGCCGGCGGTGTGTTCACCAAGATTATTGAGCGGAATACTACGATTCCGACGCGCAAGAGTCAGATCTTCACTACTGTTGAGGACAACCAGACAACAGTGCGGATTCATGTGCTTCAGGGGGAGCGGGAGATGGCAGCAGATAACCGGACACTGGGAGTGTTTGACCTGGTTGGAATTACACCCGCCCCCAGAGGAATACCGCAGATTGAAGTTACCTTTGATATTGATGCCGATGGAATTCTGCATGTGACGGCAAAGGACAAGCTGACCGGGAAGGAGCAGAGTATCAAGATAACCGCATCTTCCGGACTGACAAAGGAAGAGATTGACCGGATGATCAGTGAGGCACAGGCGCATGCGGCTGAGGACCGGAAACGGCGGGAGCTTGTTGACAGCCGGAACAAGGCTGATACCATTATATACCAGACGGAACGGACGCTGAAGGAGTTAGGTGACAAGGTGTCAGCCGAAGAACGGCAGAAGATTGAGGCGGCGATTAATCGGCTGAAAGAGGTAATGAAGGGTGATGACCGGAGTGCAATTGAAGCCGGAATTGATGAGCTGCAACGGACAGTGAGTACAATCGGCGAACGGCTTTATCGACAGCAGGGATCAGCCGGTACCGGAAGCACAGGTCAGGATCAGGAGAGAAGGCAGCAGGCTGATTATACGATAATTGATGGCGAGGAGAAGAAATAA
- the dnaJ gene encoding molecular chaperone DnaJ: MPQTKRDYYEVLGVSRNATQEEIKAAYRRLAKQYHPDRNPENRKEAEEKFKELSEAYEVLADPEKRRLYDAYGHEGVSAQFGPSGFDFGRHFTHTEDLEDIFGDLLRGFSGGGSIFDLLFGSESNRSVRHRSRGRDIVIKMRLSLEEIANGVTKEVTFSRFERCEDCAGIGGTGKTVCGTCRGHGQVRRQTSSIFGQFVQITTCPDCGGTGEQVKNTCAKCDGEGRVRRSRTLKVKIPSGVNSQMPLVLEKEGHWGPGGAGDVIIEIEEKEHPYFIREGDDIMVEVPISIPVAVLGGKISVPTLSGNREVEIPAGISSGTVLRLRGMGLKRLRGGNGDLLVRVVVHIPKHLSSRERQLYKQLADAASEPVPEPRKPERGA; encoded by the coding sequence ATGCCCCAGACCAAACGCGACTATTACGAGGTCCTCGGGGTATCCCGTAACGCAACGCAGGAAGAAATAAAGGCTGCCTATCGTCGTCTGGCGAAGCAGTATCATCCGGACCGTAATCCCGAGAACCGCAAGGAGGCAGAGGAGAAGTTCAAGGAGCTTTCTGAAGCTTATGAAGTCCTGGCGGATCCGGAGAAAAGGCGTCTGTACGATGCTTATGGTCATGAAGGCGTTTCTGCCCAGTTCGGACCGAGTGGTTTTGACTTTGGACGCCATTTCACCCATACTGAGGACCTCGAGGACATTTTCGGCGACCTTTTGCGCGGTTTTTCGGGCGGAGGTTCAATTTTTGATTTACTGTTCGGTTCCGAATCAAACAGGAGCGTCCGGCACAGGTCCCGGGGACGGGATATTGTGATTAAAATGAGGTTGAGCCTGGAAGAGATTGCCAACGGGGTTACAAAGGAGGTGACATTTTCCCGGTTCGAACGGTGTGAGGATTGCGCTGGAATAGGCGGGACCGGGAAGACGGTCTGTGGTACCTGCCGGGGTCACGGTCAGGTTCGACGCCAAACGAGCTCAATTTTCGGTCAGTTCGTACAGATTACCACCTGCCCCGATTGCGGCGGAACTGGCGAGCAGGTTAAAAATACCTGCGCCAAATGTGACGGTGAGGGGCGAGTTCGGCGCAGTCGAACCCTCAAGGTGAAGATTCCGAGTGGCGTGAACTCTCAGATGCCGCTTGTGCTGGAGAAGGAGGGGCACTGGGGTCCGGGTGGTGCCGGTGATGTAATCATTGAGATTGAGGAGAAGGAGCATCCGTATTTTATCCGGGAAGGTGATGACATTATGGTGGAGGTGCCGATATCAATTCCTGTGGCGGTGCTGGGGGGCAAGATCAGCGTGCCGACGCTGAGCGGTAACAGGGAGGTGGAGATTCCGGCAGGAATCAGTTCCGGGACGGTATTGCGTCTGCGGGGAATGGGGCTCAAGCGGTTGCGTGGTGGGAATGGCGATCTCCTTGTCCGGGTCGTTGTGCATATTCCGAAGCATCTTTCCTCCCGTGAACGCCAGCTTTACAAGCAGCTGGCAGATGCTGCATCCGAACCGGTACCTGAGCCGCGGAAGCCGGAGCGCGGGGCGTAA
- a CDS encoding nucleotide exchange factor GrpE has protein sequence MTVSDGKVLGFESGAVRGNCGQELVGKGCKNAIGVQGQSGGSETHNMFLGSNLSMETVENRQVGGSEKKGPVTELVERVCELEMISRKLKNDYLRALADFENYRRRMERDIEVKKKESMESLICELLSVLDNFERALSAGGNNVQSLKQGVELIYRQLVSVLENHGLRSYSCVGEKFDPRRAEAVGFVECKAAEDNNRVLEEVVRGYEISGRVIRPARVKVGKMSDSNSEVKTEKPDAEIKSGGAESNN, from the coding sequence GTGACGGTATCAGACGGGAAGGTTCTGGGGTTTGAGTCAGGAGCGGTTCGCGGGAACTGTGGGCAGGAATTGGTAGGCAAGGGCTGTAAAAATGCCATTGGAGTTCAGGGGCAGAGTGGTGGCAGTGAAACGCACAATATGTTTTTGGGGTCTAATTTAAGTATGGAAACGGTTGAAAATCGGCAGGTTGGCGGATCAGAGAAGAAAGGTCCGGTGACCGAGCTGGTGGAGCGGGTTTGTGAGCTGGAGATGATTTCCCGGAAACTGAAAAATGATTATCTGCGGGCGCTGGCCGATTTTGAGAATTACCGCAGACGGATGGAGCGTGATATTGAGGTGAAAAAAAAGGAAAGTATGGAGAGTCTGATCTGTGAACTTCTTTCCGTTCTGGACAATTTTGAGCGGGCGCTGAGTGCCGGGGGAAACAATGTGCAGAGTCTCAAGCAGGGGGTGGAGCTGATTTACCGGCAGCTGGTGTCGGTGCTGGAGAATCACGGGCTGCGGAGTTACAGCTGTGTCGGTGAGAAGTTTGATCCGCGGCGGGCTGAGGCAGTAGGGTTTGTGGAGTGCAAAGCCGCGGAGGATAATAACCGGGTGCTGGAGGAGGTGGTCCGAGGTTATGAGATTTCGGGCCGGGTTATCCGGCCGGCACGGGTGAAGGTTGGGAAAATGTCCGACTCGAACAGTGAAGTAAAGACAGAGAAGCCGGATGCTGAAATCAAATCAGGGGGAGCAGAGTCTAATAACTAA
- the mce gene encoding methylmalonyl-CoA epimerase — protein sequence MIKKVAHIAIAVPSVDEAARFYTEQLGLKLERKETVPNRKVTVGFIQVGETKVELVQPDTPDAPVAGFLAVRGPGLHHICFEVDDVDAEFQRLKAAGVRIVDPEPQAGAEGTRAFFVHPKATGGVLIELSQRT from the coding sequence ATGATCAAGAAGGTTGCCCATATTGCAATCGCGGTCCCGAGCGTGGATGAGGCAGCCCGGTTTTACACCGAGCAGCTGGGGCTGAAACTGGAACGAAAGGAAACGGTGCCCAACAGAAAGGTTACCGTGGGTTTTATTCAGGTCGGCGAGACAAAGGTTGAGCTGGTTCAGCCTGATACACCGGATGCACCTGTTGCCGGTTTCCTTGCGGTTCGAGGGCCAGGCCTGCATCATATCTGCTTTGAGGTAGATGATGTTGATGCTGAATTTCAGCGATTGAAGGCGGCGGGTGTGCGGATTGTGGATCCGGAACCGCAGGCAGGGGCTGAAGGCACCCGAGCCTTTTTTGTTCATCCGAAAGCAACGGGTGGCGTACTGATTGAGCTGAGCCAGCGGACTTAA
- a CDS encoding acetyl-CoA carboxylase carboxyltransferase subunit alpha, translated as MSAGQNQGWLDFEQPLVELLDRLEEVTALGAAQEIERIQKQIEELKLKLYSQLTPWQRVQMARHPRRPYTLDYIERICNDFVELHGDRAFGDDPAIIAGLGKIDTIPFAILGHQKGRDTKEKLARNFGMPHPEGYRKALRIMDLAARFEVPILCLVDTPGAYPGVGAEERGQAEAIARNLREMALLEVPIIVIVTGEGGSGGALAIAVGDRILMQENAVYSVISPEGCAAILWRDGSKAEEAAAVLKMTAPDLLTLGVIDEIVPEPPGGAHQDWDEAAKLLKKAVLANYYYLNTLPGSELVARRIARFNSIGVFQTPENTPRR; from the coding sequence ATGTCTGCCGGTCAGAATCAGGGCTGGCTTGATTTTGAACAGCCGCTGGTAGAACTCCTTGACCGCCTTGAAGAGGTCACAGCGCTTGGTGCAGCTCAGGAGATTGAACGCATCCAGAAACAGATTGAAGAACTCAAACTTAAACTTTACTCCCAGCTTACACCCTGGCAACGGGTCCAGATGGCGCGTCACCCCCGGCGCCCCTACACGCTCGATTACATCGAACGAATCTGCAACGACTTTGTCGAACTGCACGGCGACCGTGCATTTGGGGACGACCCGGCAATCATAGCCGGCTTGGGGAAAATTGACACCATTCCCTTTGCCATCTTGGGCCATCAGAAAGGTAGAGATACAAAGGAAAAGCTCGCCCGTAACTTCGGCATGCCCCACCCGGAAGGATATCGCAAGGCACTCCGAATTATGGACCTCGCGGCCCGTTTCGAAGTCCCGATTCTCTGTCTGGTAGACACCCCGGGTGCCTACCCTGGTGTTGGTGCTGAAGAACGGGGTCAGGCAGAAGCGATCGCCCGTAATCTCAGAGAAATGGCGCTCCTGGAAGTGCCGATCATAGTAATTGTGACCGGGGAAGGCGGTTCTGGGGGTGCCCTGGCAATTGCGGTCGGCGACCGGATTCTCATGCAGGAAAATGCGGTGTATTCTGTAATCTCCCCCGAAGGCTGCGCCGCAATCCTCTGGCGGGATGGTTCCAAAGCAGAAGAGGCGGCAGCGGTTCTGAAAATGACCGCTCCGGATCTCCTGACTCTTGGTGTGATTGACGAAATCGTACCCGAACCACCGGGTGGAGCCCATCAGGATTGGGATGAAGCGGCTAAACTACTGAAAAAGGCGGTCCTCGCTAACTACTACTATCTCAACACCCTGCCCGGGTCTGAACTTGTCGCGCGACGGATCGCCCGGTTCAACTCTATTGGCGTGTTTCAAACCCCAGAGAATACCCCCCGACGATGA
- a CDS encoding RsmE family RNA methyltransferase encodes MEYFYIPELKPGTAITELSGAEARHMTKVLRYQPGDEVYATNGRGQEFRLIIRRLQSARVTLEVCSVRAGEREPKHQLTLAPAVLKGDKLSQVVEAAAELGVKEIIPFRSARVVGRLSETKYRRLHQVAVSGMKTALRTVLPQVRPARDFSELVADFPHYERVVVAYEEERVRRLEEVLEPAVESVLVVIGPEGGFTPEEVAAMSAAGARLFTLGPRRLRAETAAIAAVTLCLARLGDLQ; translated from the coding sequence ATGGAGTATTTCTATATTCCGGAACTGAAGCCGGGGACAGCAATCACTGAGCTCAGTGGAGCCGAAGCGCGGCACATGACGAAGGTTTTGCGCTATCAGCCCGGTGATGAGGTTTACGCTACAAATGGCAGGGGACAGGAGTTCCGCCTGATAATCAGGCGACTGCAGTCTGCCAGGGTTACGCTTGAGGTTTGTTCGGTGCGAGCAGGCGAGCGGGAACCGAAGCATCAGCTGACACTGGCACCGGCAGTGCTGAAGGGAGATAAACTGAGTCAGGTAGTAGAGGCGGCAGCCGAATTGGGGGTTAAGGAGATTATCCCCTTTCGCTCCGCAAGAGTTGTAGGCAGGTTGAGTGAAACCAAGTACCGGCGGTTGCACCAGGTGGCGGTCAGCGGTATGAAGACGGCACTGCGCACAGTACTGCCCCAAGTCAGGCCAGCACGGGATTTCAGCGAGCTGGTGGCAGATTTCCCGCATTATGAGCGGGTGGTGGTAGCTTATGAAGAGGAACGGGTCAGGAGACTGGAAGAGGTTCTGGAACCGGCGGTTGAATCGGTGCTGGTAGTCATTGGACCCGAGGGCGGGTTTACACCCGAGGAGGTAGCAGCAATGAGTGCTGCCGGCGCAAGGCTTTTCACCCTGGGGCCGCGGCGGTTGCGGGCAGAAACCGCAGCAATAGCAGCAGTTACACTCTGCCTTGCCCGGCTGGGAGATTTGCAATGA
- a CDS encoding methylmalonyl-CoA mutase family protein produces the protein MNNLEKLRQELERWEQEVLIPALNKIPERSKEFKTVSGIPVQRVYTPLDREKENYHEEQGLPGSFPFTRGVQPTMYRSRFWTMRQYAGFGSAQETNARYHYLLKQGQTGLSVAFDLPTQMGYDSDSPWARGEVGKVGVAISTLEDMEVLFQGIPLDKVSTSMTINATAAILLAMYCVVAERQGVDWSKLQGTIQNDILKEYVARGTYIFPPRESLRLVTDIIAWCAGVVPKWNTMSISGYHIREAGATAVEELAFTLANGLEYVKSAQARGLAVDKFAPRLSFFFAAHSNILEEVAKFRAARRLWARLLRRRFNAGDEACKLRFHTQTGGVTLTAQQPENNIIRVAYQALAAVLGGTQSLHTNSRDEALSLPTEDSVTIALRTQQILAYETGVADTVDPLAGSYFVESLTDEIERRAQELIDEIERRGGAVRAIEQGFIQERIAESAYRYQQEVERGERIVVGVNRFQDAVEPQLKLLKVDERLAEKRRVLLAAYRQRRDNRLVEERLKQVRETAQSDANLMPAIIEAVRAGCTLGEISDALRAVFGEYDRVR, from the coding sequence ATGAACAATCTTGAGAAGTTAAGACAGGAGCTTGAGCGCTGGGAGCAAGAGGTATTAATCCCGGCGCTTAATAAAATACCGGAGCGGAGTAAAGAGTTCAAAACGGTGTCAGGAATCCCAGTCCAGAGAGTTTACACCCCGCTTGATCGTGAAAAGGAAAATTATCATGAGGAGCAGGGGTTGCCGGGAAGTTTTCCTTTTACCCGCGGGGTCCAGCCGACGATGTACCGGTCCCGGTTCTGGACGATGCGTCAGTATGCGGGGTTCGGTTCTGCCCAGGAGACCAATGCCCGCTATCATTATCTGTTGAAGCAGGGACAGACGGGGCTATCGGTTGCTTTTGATCTGCCAACTCAGATGGGTTATGACTCAGACAGTCCTTGGGCAAGAGGTGAGGTTGGGAAGGTCGGGGTGGCGATTTCCACGCTGGAGGATATGGAGGTGCTGTTTCAGGGGATTCCGCTGGACAAGGTCTCTACCTCAATGACTATTAATGCCACCGCCGCCATTCTGCTGGCGATGTACTGCGTGGTGGCGGAGCGGCAGGGGGTTGACTGGTCGAAGCTGCAGGGGACAATCCAGAATGATATTCTCAAGGAGTATGTTGCGCGGGGAACTTACATCTTTCCTCCCCGGGAGTCGCTGAGACTGGTGACTGATATCATCGCCTGGTGTGCGGGGGTGGTGCCCAAGTGGAATACGATGAGTATTTCGGGTTATCATATCCGGGAAGCAGGAGCAACCGCAGTGGAGGAACTGGCATTTACACTCGCCAACGGACTGGAGTATGTCAAGTCAGCTCAGGCAAGAGGGCTGGCGGTTGACAAGTTTGCACCACGGCTTTCTTTTTTCTTTGCCGCCCATTCCAATATTCTTGAGGAGGTGGCGAAATTCCGGGCAGCCAGACGGCTCTGGGCCCGGTTGCTGCGTAGACGATTCAATGCGGGAGATGAGGCATGCAAACTCCGGTTTCATACTCAAACCGGCGGTGTAACCCTGACCGCACAGCAGCCGGAGAATAATATCATCCGGGTTGCCTATCAGGCGCTCGCAGCGGTTCTTGGTGGAACTCAGAGTCTGCATACTAACTCGCGGGACGAGGCGCTGTCGCTCCCCACTGAAGATTCAGTAACAATTGCTCTGCGAACTCAGCAGATTCTCGCCTACGAAACCGGAGTTGCCGACACGGTCGATCCCCTTGCAGGTTCATATTTTGTTGAAAGTCTGACCGATGAGATTGAAAGGCGGGCGCAGGAACTGATTGATGAGATTGAACGGCGGGGAGGGGCGGTCAGGGCGATTGAGCAGGGGTTTATTCAGGAACGGATTGCCGAGAGTGCCTACCGGTATCAGCAGGAGGTGGAGCGGGGCGAGCGGATTGTAGTGGGGGTGAACCGGTTTCAGGATGCGGTTGAACCCCAACTGAAGCTGCTCAAAGTTGACGAAAGATTGGCAGAAAAGCGGCGGGTGCTTTTAGCCGCTTACCGGCAACGCCGGGATAATCGACTGGTTGAGGAACGGTTAAAGCAGGTGAGGGAGACGGCGCAAAGTGATGCCAATCTGATGCCGGCAATTATTGAGGCGGTGCGTGCTGGCTGCACGCTCGGCGAGATCAGTGATGCCCTGCGTGCCGTTTTTGGGGAATATGACCGTGTACGATAG